One segment of Streptomyces sp. NBC_00576 DNA contains the following:
- a CDS encoding streptophobe family protein has product MNIETAEQGRRLPWGDVMLSAITAVSWALIGMAGTAALGLHLLEADSTASLGPMTAAVVALGAGGSVTPSGDVSAFGLKGAEAVTAIEITPLGVGLVGAVLLSWFFLRSLRGSGVAISPSELLARAGAVIALFVATLGGLAWAGHDVITIDGGSLGLDNLPGTGGGGDGGGLDIPGLGDISGLLPDRVGDLIDAKAAVGFSVDALPTLLGGLVWAVGVLAIAILASRRTPLPRGWEAVHRVVRPAASALVTVALVAVAAGLAAAAYAAIGDAHPKRIAGAALLGAPNGVWLGIPIGLFVPFDGSASGVLVNFLPDPLDRLLSSPDDQSVSLGRLAELDNRVWLLGVAAVLMMLLAGILAAARTPLAPGVGPDAVDGRVPLAVRDPGALRFAGRCALRLGAVTAVALPLLAWLTEVSVDASISVLGFDAFGAGIELHGQLIAALLLGAVWGAGAGAAGAMLAYASGAAGWRAVPLALGDAWAGPGGAGGVTGTTAGMPGAVGTSGVTGTAAEEARYGVRPTKAGGPGPYPGPYAPGSPYRPPNRDTNPYLRLPDGPVEPEDARPGETGRPYGGGQRSGSGSGQPYEGGGWAPDSRRPYEGGWASEAPRTGARSPDGSSAPERTGSGRGNGPGQGADPGGRGGSGDRSGSGEERGSGEGSGSGEGGGSGGEEQPPENIYGLPTMARPVSPPPRRPGWRRSGSSGAVPEKRTPPPPPPPPPPPGTPKGRR; this is encoded by the coding sequence ATGAATATCGAGACAGCCGAGCAGGGCCGGAGGCTGCCGTGGGGAGACGTGATGCTCTCCGCGATCACCGCCGTGAGCTGGGCGTTGATCGGAATGGCGGGAACGGCGGCGCTCGGACTGCATCTGCTGGAGGCGGACTCCACGGCCTCGCTGGGGCCGATGACCGCGGCGGTTGTGGCACTTGGGGCGGGTGGTTCGGTCACGCCGTCCGGTGACGTGTCGGCCTTCGGCCTGAAAGGGGCGGAGGCGGTCACCGCCATCGAGATCACGCCACTGGGAGTCGGTCTGGTGGGCGCGGTGCTTTTGTCCTGGTTCTTCTTACGGTCCCTGCGCGGATCGGGAGTTGCGATCTCCCCGTCCGAACTCCTCGCGCGCGCGGGCGCGGTGATCGCCCTTTTCGTGGCGACCCTGGGCGGGCTGGCCTGGGCGGGGCACGACGTCATCACCATCGACGGCGGCAGCCTGGGCCTCGACAATCTGCCGGGTACGGGCGGAGGAGGCGACGGCGGGGGTCTGGACATCCCCGGGCTCGGCGACATCAGCGGTCTGCTGCCCGACCGGGTCGGCGACCTGATCGACGCGAAGGCGGCGGTCGGCTTCAGCGTCGACGCCCTCCCCACTCTGCTGGGCGGCCTGGTCTGGGCGGTCGGCGTCCTGGCGATCGCCATCCTGGCGTCCCGGCGCACTCCCCTGCCGCGCGGCTGGGAAGCGGTCCACCGCGTCGTACGTCCGGCGGCGTCCGCCCTGGTCACCGTGGCGCTGGTGGCGGTGGCGGCGGGGCTCGCGGCGGCGGCGTACGCGGCGATCGGCGACGCCCACCCCAAGCGCATCGCGGGCGCAGCTCTGCTCGGCGCCCCCAACGGGGTCTGGCTGGGCATCCCGATCGGTTTGTTCGTCCCGTTCGACGGCAGTGCGTCCGGGGTGCTGGTGAACTTCCTGCCGGACCCCCTGGACCGGCTCCTCAGCTCGCCGGACGACCAGTCGGTCAGCCTCGGCAGACTGGCCGAACTGGACAACCGGGTATGGCTGTTGGGGGTCGCCGCGGTCCTGATGATGCTGCTGGCGGGCATCCTCGCGGCGGCCCGGACGCCACTGGCCCCGGGAGTCGGCCCGGACGCCGTGGACGGGCGGGTGCCCCTCGCCGTGCGGGATCCGGGTGCCCTGCGTTTCGCCGGGCGCTGCGCGCTGCGGCTGGGGGCGGTGACCGCGGTGGCGTTGCCACTGCTCGCCTGGCTGACCGAGGTGTCCGTGGACGCCTCGATCTCGGTCCTGGGCTTCGACGCGTTCGGCGCCGGAATCGAACTGCACGGGCAGCTGATCGCGGCCCTGCTGCTGGGCGCGGTGTGGGGCGCGGGCGCGGGCGCCGCCGGCGCAATGCTGGCGTACGCGAGCGGGGCAGCGGGGTGGCGGGCGGTGCCGTTGGCACTGGGTGACGCGTGGGCGGGGCCGGGAGGGGCGGGCGGGGTGACGGGTACCACGGCCGGGATGCCGGGAGCGGTGGGGACGAGCGGGGTGACCGGTACCGCGGCCGAGGAAGCGCGGTACGGCGTCCGGCCTACGAAGGCCGGAGGCCCCGGTCCGTACCCAGGCCCGTACGCGCCCGGCTCGCCGTACCGGCCGCCCAACCGCGACACCAATCCGTATCTACGGCTGCCGGACGGCCCTGTGGAGCCCGAGGACGCGCGGCCGGGCGAGACGGGGCGGCCCTATGGGGGCGGGCAAAGGTCCGGGTCCGGGTCCGGTCAGCCGTACGAGGGGGGCGGGTGGGCTCCGGACAGCCGACGGCCCTACGAGGGCGGGTGGGCGTCCGAGGCCCCGCGCACGGGAGCACGGTCGCCCGACGGGAGTAGCGCGCCCGAGCGGACTGGTTCCGGCAGGGGTAACGGACCGGGCCAGGGCGCCGATCCCGGTGGGAGGGGCGGCTCCGGTGACCGGAGCGGTTCCGGTGAGGAGCGCGGCTCGGGCGAGGGGAGCGGTTCCGGTGAAGGGGGCGGCTCGGGCGGCGAGGAGCAGCCGCCCGAGAACATCTACGGCCTGCCCACCATGGCCAGGCCGGTCTCGCCGCCGCCGCGACGGCCCGGATGGCGCAGGAGTGGCTCGTCGGGGGCCGTGCCGGAGAAGCGGACTCCTCCCCCGCCGCCGCCTCCGCCCCCGCCACCCGGCACGCCCAAAGGACGGCGCTGA
- a CDS encoding ABC transporter ATP-binding protein/permease has protein sequence MPELVLELNGRTWTLDSSRPYTLGRDPQGDIVLDDARVSWRHATISWGGRSWAIEDHGSTNGTFVQGQRIHQMEIGPGSAVHLGNATDGPRLNLSSSAASVATPQVAQPQQQPFAAQGASPGWAQQPPQQQAPEQSWPQSQPHQQAPAIPQQQGPGAGAGAPPVYGDRSPTTFHQLLLGRVMRIGRALENDLVVSDLQVSRNHAEFHATPDGRFEIHDLGSHNGTYVNGMPMAKGGTALLGQSDIVGVGHSTFRLVGDHLEEFVDTGEISFSARHLTVTVDGGKQILKDVSFGVPEKSLIAVIGPSGSGKSTLLKALTGYRPANQGDVLYDNRNLYKQFAELRQRIGLVPQDDILHKELTVKKALKYAAKLRFPADTTTDEREHRIDEVLRELKLDIHKEKKVTSLSGGQRKRVSVALELLTKPSLIFLDEPTSGLDPGMDRDVMQLLRGLADDGRTVLVVTHSVAELAICDKLLVMAPGGAVAYFGPPEEALNFFGYDTWADVFSAFENYRDYDWAGRWKGSQHYQMYAADIDAVAPQSVDMPPAQAMRPPKPQGWGSQLMTLIRRYVTVIVSDKGFLALTVILPAVLGAVSLLIDPDKTLLPGKVARNGLNVPNGTATTVLLILAVGACFAGAANSVRELIKERVIYERERATGLSRSAYLMSKVIVLGFITVLQGLMVGAIGFSSRTIPDEGVIFGKFVLLELSIPIMALGFSSMMFGLVISSLVKTSEKTMPLLVMFAIIQVVFTGCLFILHGNIGVNEFSYLMPSRWAVAAAGATLDFNKISPNVDDPGSTDPLWDHTAAAWGIDMLALIAIGVICGFFVARFLRRHEPEVMRK, from the coding sequence GTGCCGGAACTCGTACTGGAATTGAACGGACGGACCTGGACGCTCGATTCGTCCAGGCCCTACACCCTCGGACGCGATCCGCAGGGTGACATCGTGCTCGATGACGCCAGGGTCTCCTGGCGGCACGCCACGATCAGCTGGGGTGGCCGAAGCTGGGCCATCGAGGACCACGGCAGCACCAACGGCACCTTCGTGCAGGGGCAGCGCATCCACCAGATGGAGATCGGGCCGGGCTCGGCCGTCCATCTCGGCAATGCGACCGACGGCCCGCGCCTGAACCTCTCCAGCAGCGCCGCCTCGGTGGCGACACCGCAGGTGGCACAGCCTCAGCAGCAGCCGTTCGCGGCGCAGGGCGCGAGCCCCGGCTGGGCTCAGCAGCCGCCGCAGCAGCAGGCACCGGAGCAGAGCTGGCCGCAGTCCCAGCCGCACCAGCAGGCCCCCGCGATCCCGCAGCAGCAGGGTCCGGGGGCAGGGGCAGGGGCGCCGCCGGTGTACGGCGACCGCAGCCCGACCACCTTCCACCAGCTGCTCCTCGGCCGCGTGATGCGCATCGGCCGCGCGCTGGAGAACGACCTGGTCGTCTCCGACCTCCAGGTCTCCCGCAACCACGCCGAGTTCCACGCGACGCCCGACGGCCGCTTCGAGATCCACGATCTGGGCTCGCACAACGGCACGTACGTCAACGGTATGCCGATGGCCAAGGGCGGCACGGCGCTGCTCGGCCAGAGCGACATCGTCGGCGTCGGCCACTCGACGTTCCGCCTGGTCGGCGACCATCTCGAGGAGTTCGTCGACACCGGCGAGATCTCCTTCTCGGCCCGCCATCTGACGGTCACGGTGGACGGCGGCAAGCAGATCCTCAAGGACGTCTCGTTCGGCGTCCCGGAGAAGTCGCTGATCGCGGTCATCGGCCCGTCGGGCTCCGGCAAGTCGACGCTCCTCAAGGCGCTCACGGGCTACCGGCCCGCCAACCAGGGCGACGTCCTCTACGACAACCGCAACCTGTACAAGCAGTTCGCCGAGCTGCGCCAGCGCATCGGTCTGGTCCCGCAGGACGACATCCTGCACAAGGAACTGACCGTCAAGAAGGCCCTCAAGTACGCGGCCAAACTGCGCTTCCCCGCCGACACCACGACGGACGAGCGTGAGCACCGCATAGACGAGGTGCTGCGCGAGCTGAAGCTCGACATCCACAAGGAGAAGAAGGTCACCTCTCTCTCCGGCGGCCAGCGCAAGCGCGTCTCGGTGGCCCTGGAGCTCCTCACCAAGCCGTCGCTGATCTTCCTGGACGAGCCGACCTCCGGCCTCGACCCGGGCATGGACCGAGACGTCATGCAGCTGCTGCGCGGCCTCGCCGACGACGGCCGTACGGTCCTCGTCGTCACGCACTCCGTGGCCGAACTGGCGATCTGCGACAAGCTCCTCGTGATGGCGCCGGGCGGCGCGGTGGCGTACTTCGGCCCGCCCGAGGAGGCACTGAACTTCTTCGGCTACGACACCTGGGCCGACGTCTTCTCCGCCTTCGAGAACTACCGCGACTACGACTGGGCTGGACGCTGGAAGGGCTCCCAGCACTACCAGATGTACGCCGCGGACATCGACGCCGTCGCCCCGCAGTCCGTAGACATGCCGCCCGCACAGGCCATGCGCCCGCCCAAGCCGCAGGGCTGGGGCTCCCAGCTGATGACCCTGATCCGGCGTTACGTGACGGTCATCGTCTCCGACAAGGGTTTCCTGGCGCTGACGGTGATCCTGCCCGCGGTGCTCGGCGCGGTGAGCCTGCTCATCGACCCGGACAAGACCCTGCTGCCCGGCAAGGTGGCCAGGAACGGCCTGAACGTCCCGAACGGCACAGCCACCACCGTCCTGCTGATCCTCGCGGTCGGCGCCTGCTTCGCCGGCGCCGCGAACTCGGTCCGCGAGCTGATCAAGGAACGCGTCATCTACGAACGGGAGCGCGCGACCGGCCTGTCCCGCTCCGCGTATCTGATGTCCAAGGTGATCGTCCTCGGCTTCATCACGGTCCTGCAGGGCCTCATGGTCGGCGCGATCGGCTTCTCCAGCCGCACGATCCCGGACGAGGGCGTGATCTTCGGCAAGTTCGTGCTGCTCGAACTCTCCATCCCGATCATGGCGCTCGGCTTCTCCTCGATGATGTTCGGCCTGGTCATCTCCTCCCTGGTGAAGACCTCCGAGAAGACCATGCCGCTGCTCGTCATGTTCGCGATCATCCAGGTCGTGTTCACCGGCTGCCTGTTCATCCTGCACGGCAACATCGGCGTCAACGAGTTCTCGTACCTGATGCCGTCCCGCTGGGCGGTCGCCGCCGCGGGCGCCACGCTGGACTTCAACAAGATCAGCCCGAACGTCGACGACCCCGGCAGCACGGACCCGCTGTGGGATCACACGGCCGCGGCCTGGGGCATCGACATGTTGGCCCTGATCGCCATCGGCGTGATCTGCGGCTTCTTCGTGGCCCGCTTCCTGCGCCGCCACGAGCCCGAGGTCATGCGCAAGTGA
- a CDS encoding lytic transglycosylase domain-containing protein, whose translation MPENTTASGHSRIRLSARTRKLAIAGAATLSGAALAFTLVPSGNAQATSEAVSVAPVVFSQEQVKDVKASITDQLAGATVKADAIAAKKKAADAAAAKKAAAKKAAAKQAAKKKAAAKAAKERKAREAASRSAKRAALKKAATKTYSNSLDGWIKESLDIMKSKGIPGSYNGLYRNIMRESSGNPNAINNWDINAINGIPSKGLLQVIPPTFNAYHVSGTSTNIYNPVANITAAANYAADKYGSIDNVDSAY comes from the coding sequence ATGCCCGAGAACACCACTGCTTCTGGTCATAGTCGAATCCGTCTGTCAGCCAGGACCCGCAAGCTCGCGATCGCCGGAGCCGCCACGCTCAGCGGCGCCGCCCTCGCGTTCACCCTCGTGCCTAGCGGCAACGCCCAAGCCACCTCCGAGGCCGTCTCCGTCGCTCCTGTGGTGTTCAGCCAGGAGCAGGTCAAGGACGTGAAGGCGAGCATCACCGACCAGCTGGCCGGCGCGACCGTGAAGGCCGATGCCATCGCAGCCAAGAAGAAGGCCGCCGACGCCGCTGCCGCGAAGAAGGCCGCAGCAAAGAAGGCCGCGGCCAAGCAGGCCGCGAAGAAGAAGGCCGCGGCGAAGGCGGCGAAGGAGCGCAAGGCGAGGGAGGCCGCGAGCCGGTCCGCCAAGCGTGCCGCGCTCAAGAAGGCCGCCACGAAGACGTACAGCAACAGCCTCGACGGCTGGATCAAGGAGTCCCTGGACATCATGAAGTCCAAGGGCATCCCGGGTTCGTACAACGGTCTGTACCGCAACATCATGCGGGAGTCCTCGGGCAACCCGAACGCGATCAACAACTGGGACATCAACGCCATCAACGGCATCCCGTCGAAGGGCCTGCTCCAGGTCATCCCCCCGACCTTCAACGCGTACCACGTCTCCGGTACGTCGACGAACATCTACAACCCGGTCGCCAACATCACGGCCGCCGCCAACTACGCGGCCGACAAGTACGGCTCGATCGACAACGTCGACAGCGCGTACTGA
- a CDS encoding GAF domain-containing sensor histidine kinase, which produces MSQGPRSGLAAVSAALLAMSRHLEVRDVLKTIVASARELLDAQYAALGVPDDHGGFAQFVVDGVSDAQWKAIGPLPRQHGILAAMLHEARPERLADVRKDPRFEGWPSAHPDMSDFLGLPIRDGDEVLGALFLANKRCAKPSGGCGFTEDDEDLLAILAQHAAIALTNARLYERSRELTIAEERSRLAHELHDAVSQKLFSLRLTAQAAATLVDRDPARAKGELQQVAALAAEAADELRDAVVELRPAALDEDGLIATLRTHVQVLDRAHSARVTFDSRGVRALPAAQEEALLRVAQEALHNALRHSGAALVEVTLAKRGQGAALRVTDDGSGFDPTAVRSAGRHLGLVSMRDRASGVGGRLDVESAPGKGTTIEMEVPGG; this is translated from the coding sequence ATGAGTCAAGGACCACGGTCCGGCCTGGCCGCGGTGAGCGCCGCGCTGCTGGCCATGAGCAGGCACCTGGAGGTACGCGACGTCCTCAAGACGATCGTCGCCTCCGCCAGAGAGCTGCTCGACGCGCAGTACGCGGCGCTGGGCGTCCCGGACGACCACGGCGGCTTCGCCCAGTTCGTGGTCGACGGCGTCAGCGACGCCCAGTGGAAGGCCATCGGCCCGCTCCCGCGCCAGCACGGCATCCTCGCCGCGATGCTGCACGAGGCCCGCCCCGAGCGCCTGGCCGACGTGCGCAAGGACCCGCGCTTCGAGGGCTGGCCGTCCGCCCACCCCGACATGTCCGACTTCCTGGGCCTGCCGATCCGGGACGGCGACGAGGTGCTGGGCGCCCTGTTCCTCGCCAACAAGAGGTGCGCGAAACCCTCCGGCGGATGCGGCTTCACAGAGGACGACGAAGACCTCCTCGCCATCCTGGCCCAGCACGCGGCGATCGCCCTGACCAACGCCCGCCTCTACGAGCGCAGCCGCGAACTGACCATCGCCGAGGAACGCTCCCGACTCGCCCACGAACTGCACGACGCGGTCAGCCAGAAACTGTTCTCCCTGCGCTTGACGGCACAGGCCGCCGCCACCCTGGTGGACCGCGACCCCGCCCGCGCCAAGGGCGAGCTGCAGCAGGTGGCCGCGCTCGCCGCGGAGGCCGCCGACGAACTGCGCGACGCGGTCGTGGAACTGCGCCCCGCCGCCCTGGACGAGGACGGCCTGATCGCCACGCTCCGCACCCACGTCCAGGTCCTCGACCGGGCGCACTCCGCGCGCGTGACCTTCGACAGCCGCGGGGTCCGCGCCTTGCCGGCGGCCCAGGAGGAGGCACTCCTACGGGTCGCCCAGGAGGCCCTGCACAACGCGCTGCGGCACTCCGGGGCTGCCCTGGTGGAGGTGACCCTGGCGAAGCGCGGCCAGGGCGCCGCCCTGCGCGTCACCGACGACGGCAGCGGCTTCGACCCGACGGCGGTGCGCAGCGCCGGACGCCACCTCGGTCTGGTCTCCATGCGGGACCGGGCGAGCGGGGTCGGCGGCCGGCTGGACGTGGAATCGGCGCCCGGAAAGGGCACCACGATCGAGATGGAGGTCCCCGGTGGCTGA
- a CDS encoding response regulator transcription factor, translated as MADAIRVLLVDDHQVVRRGLRTFLEVQDDIEVVGEASDGAEGVDRAQELKPDIVLMDVKMPGMDGVEALRRLRELDNPARVLIVTSFTEQRTVVPALRAGAAGYVYKDIDPDALAGAIRSVHAGHILLQPEVAGALLTQEETHSGQGRGGSLTEREREVLTLIADGRSNREIARALVLSEKTVKTHVSNILMKLDLADRTQAALWAVRHGVVG; from the coding sequence GTGGCTGACGCAATCAGGGTGCTGCTCGTCGACGACCACCAAGTGGTCCGCCGGGGCCTGCGCACGTTCCTCGAAGTGCAGGACGACATCGAGGTCGTGGGCGAGGCGTCGGACGGTGCCGAAGGAGTCGACCGCGCGCAGGAACTCAAACCCGACATCGTCCTCATGGACGTCAAGATGCCAGGCATGGACGGCGTCGAAGCGCTGCGCAGACTCCGCGAACTCGACAACCCCGCGCGCGTGCTGATCGTCACGAGCTTCACCGAGCAGCGCACGGTGGTCCCGGCCCTGCGCGCCGGCGCCGCCGGGTACGTCTACAAGGACATCGACCCGGACGCCCTCGCCGGCGCCATCCGCTCCGTGCACGCCGGACACATCCTGCTCCAGCCCGAGGTCGCCGGCGCGCTGCTGACCCAGGAGGAGACACACTCGGGCCAGGGCAGGGGCGGCTCGCTCACCGAGCGGGAGCGGGAGGTGCTGACCCTGATCGCGGACGGCCGCTCGAACCGGGAGATAGCCCGTGCCCTGGTGCTGTCCGAGAAGACGGTCAAGACGCATGTCTCGAACATCCTGATGAAACTCGACCTGGCGGACCGTACGCAGGCAGCGTTGTGGGCGGTACGTCACGGTGTGGTCGGATGA
- the chpE gene encoding chaplin ChpE, translating into MKNLKKAAAVTMVAGGLVAAGAGFASATDGAHANGQAVGSPGVASGNLIQAPVHIPVNVVGNSVNVIGALNPAFGNLGLNH; encoded by the coding sequence ATGAAGAACCTGAAGAAGGCCGCCGCTGTGACGATGGTGGCGGGTGGCCTCGTCGCCGCCGGTGCCGGTTTCGCCTCCGCCACGGACGGTGCGCACGCGAACGGCCAGGCCGTCGGCTCTCCGGGTGTCGCCTCGGGCAACCTGATCCAGGCCCCGGTGCACATCCCGGTGAACGTGGTGGGCAACAGCGTCAACGTCATCGGCGCGCTGAACCCCGCCTTCGGCAACCTCGGCCTCAACCACTGA